The sequence AAGAAGAGGTTGTCCTTCCCAGCATCCACCATGAAGTCAATGTTCACCTGATCCATGATGATTGTCTCCCCAtctggtgtgtttgttgttctCAACAGCTTGCCATAGATCTGGCTTCCAATCATCAAGGTCTTACGCAGGTTGGCCACTCTGATCGACAGGCACAAAGAGCCATTTTTGGGGCTGATAACAGCCATGTCACTAAATGTGATGGTTTTTGCCCTTTTCTTGGGTAGGGAGATTTTGGATAGGATGACTCCACACATGAAGCAGTTGATAATTGCACCGACGAGGGACTGGATGATGAGAAGGGCAACAGCACCTGGGCAGAGAGGGGTGAGTGCTCGCCCACCATATCCAATAGTGGTCTGGGTTTCCAGGGAGTAGAGGAATGCTGTGGTGAGTCCTACTACGTTGTCGATACATGCAGTGTGATCTGGAGGGGGATTCTGCCACGTCAGATCTCCATTACTGCGGGCAATCCAGTACCACAGCAGGCCAAAGATGAACCAACTGAGGGTGAAAGAGGCGATGAAAAAGAAGAGAACAAACCGCCACCGGATCTCCACAAATGTGGTCCAGAAGTCGGCCAGGAAGGCAAAGTGTTTGCTGTACTTGATGTTGCCATATTCAATGTTGCAGCGGCCATCTTTGGTCACTAGTCTGGTCCTGCGACTTTTTCTTTCTGCCATGCAGTCCTGGATACGTTTGTTCAAGGATCCAAACATTTTTCTGCAAGTCAACAACCTATAAGACAAGAAGACAGCAAATTATAAGTTACGTATATTCACAGCATGTAATTACCCAACAGACAACCAGTAATTAGGCAGATGACAGAACAAAAAGGTAATGataaattattttcttaaaataacataaataataacaaagttaaacaaaacgaatgaaaacatttcactACTTATAAAACAATAGTAATCTGCTCAAAGCTGAAAGACATTACATCTGTGGCCCCAGTGCACTCTAAGTTTCCTAAATAATAACAAAGAATCTCTTATAGAAATGTCTaattagaaaacattttatttaaaaaatgaaaaattaacctAAGCAGGATATTCAAGAAGATAGTGTGCTAAGTATAATGTAGTACATATGTAATATTTAACCATGGCAAAGCATTTCTCTGCAGGTGAAAGCTGTTAATTATTCAActttttgtggcaatttagAATATAAAAAGTCATGTTTCCAGTGAGAACCTGTCCTACTTCTGTAAATGTTGTTCCTGCTTCAAGTACTTGACTCCTCTCCTTTTCGCTACATAGCTGAGTCTCACTGTGGCCTGTGTGTGAACAGTCTCACATGTTCCAAGCTTCTCTGCCCCACTGCAGTTTTAATCATCACTGAAAAAGCTATAATCCTGGGTAAATGCagtattgcagtaaaaaacTTGAAGTTAATGAGAAACAAAAGTTTCCAGTGAAGCGTCACACATAAGTGCTCCAAATATACCAAATAATTTGGGAATTTTGGTCTCGTGCAAGTGTCTCAACACAAAGATGATCTTTGTTTGCTGGGTTTCAACGCAGCAAAACTAAACGTGGCATTAAAATAATTTGAGCGAACTCGGGCCAGGAGGGCAACAGCAGCTTGCAGACATAACAATCTCTGACTTTAGTCAGGTTTTGGGTTCTCATAAGTCTGCTGCTTGATGGATGGTAACTGGCAGTATTGGCTGTTTGGAGGTTTTCAAGTAAGTATGGCCTCTGTTCCTGCCAAGTCATGCAAATAGCCATTTGGATCACAACGCGCTTGTTACTGAGTGTGAAGTTGTACAAAACAATCAGTGCAGAGAGTTTACGTTTTTGTTTGCAGCCCTCAAAACGCACATTCAGTCATTTAGCCAAAAGAAATCTGATAATCACACTGTGCTGCTTCTTGGCAAGGTTTAATCCTTTTGGAAGTGGATGTAGTCATTCCACACCTAATCATTAGGTCAGcgtgtttttctgctgtaacaAGGTATGTGCTGAAGTAATTCCAGTTATTTAGACACTTTAATTGCATGTATGATAAGTTGCTCAAAATTGCTGCATTAGAAAAGAACTAGCTTTACGGATTGAAATGACAAGTACAAAGAGAGTCTGGAGGGGCATTTATCCAgctttaaatttacattaaaagttCTTCATTGCCTCGACAGAGTTTTAGCATTTGATCTTCAACATATCAGAAATAAAATCACGGTTTTAATGTAGTAAATCAGGCAATCAAAGTAATGACCATTGAGTGCACTGTTCTTGCATTTTATTCCTTTGCACAAACCGTTTGAATACTCTGGGTACTTGTTGAAATGAGACATGTTTTGCTTTGATTAAAATGTTACATCCATAATACTCTGGCTctaatgtatttaaaatgttttcttccgCATAGTGGATTCAGATTTACCCTGCACCATTTTAGAGTTTGCCATTTTATTACTGCAGACCAATTCagaatttaaaatttgcatcttGGTTGTATTTTCCTTACTCACTCTATCTAATATATTCCACTGCAGTagaaacaactaaaaatgaGGTAGTAAATAGTGAAGTAATAGCATTGTGTTGCCTTATTTTATCTACTAATTTGTAGGTAGAGAGTAAggatcttaaaataaaacatttgtctTCAGACTCACCCGAGACAGCAGCTGTCTGTTGTACATCCACTGGTCGATGAATGAGAGTCTTCTCTTCCCCGTACTGTCGCTCTTGTTCACAGCTGATTGAGGCAGTCTAGGTGTGTCCTCCTGTAGTCTGTTGACCAACACCTGTGTGCATTTATACCGTCCTTCTTCAGTGTGCTGGAATCACCCAGGTGATGTTTACGCCCACAGACACATCAGATATCCGTCCGCCCCCAAACACACACGTACCCTTACCCAGCTCTAATAAGTCATGTTTACCCCACAGATGCCTGGCACCAAGGACCAAGCTGACCTCTATCTGTAACACTGGGGTCTGGGAATTGCTCTGGACTGATTGCTTCAACTCTGAAGTGCAGCTTTTGTGCAGGTGCACTTAGTTGCAGAGCCTGCATGTACTGTATCTGTGCATGGTTCTGGTTCTTTGCATCTCTAAGACGCACAGTCTGTGTGGTATTATTTACTGTAGACACGTGTAGACACGCACACTTTAATTGGCACTGTTTTGGGCAAATTCATATGGACCGGGGTGCATCACTTTTCATCACCACATTTTAGCATGTGACAATTATCTTGTTGTCCCTGGAAGATTGTGTGGGGTCAggattaacagaaaaaaaatgaacatataTCCACCATTAAAATTGATCTctattaaaatatgtttaaaacatCCTGGGCAAAATGTTCACAACCCAGCACAAATTTATCATTCCGCAAAGAGCAAAACTTTTCCCCGTCTTTGCCACAGCTACAGGGCAGCGCTCTGATGAAATATAGGAACTGGCTGAACATAAATAGGTGATGGAGTGAGATAACAGAAGCTGCACTGATGAAAAAAGAAGATGCTCTAGATCCAAACAGATAGCTCCCAGGGGTTGGTCAGGAACCAAATCAGTTCATGAGCTGAAAATGTTCTGAATGCTGAGGGGAGAAAAGTTGGGCATTGTTACGGTAGTCTTTTTTCAACTCTATTGTTCCCAGCAAAAGTGAGGGAAAATGAGGTAGTATTACCTTACACAATGCAAAATGTGTATTCCTGTTGCAACCACAATGCATTACTGTTGACATACAGCAAGATTACTCTTGCCTGTTTTCTGCTAAATCCTCAATCTTGTAAAGTG comes from Amphiprion ocellaris isolate individual 3 ecotype Okinawa chromosome 7, ASM2253959v1, whole genome shotgun sequence and encodes:
- the kcnj1a.1 gene encoding ATP-sensitive inward rectifier potassium channel 1a.1 produces the protein MFGSLNKRIQDCMAERKSRRTRLVTKDGRCNIEYGNIKYSKHFAFLADFWTTFVEIRWRFVLFFFIASFTLSWFIFGLLWYWIARSNGDLTWQNPPPDHTACIDNVVGLTTAFLYSLETQTTIGYGGRALTPLCPGAVALLIIQSLVGAIINCFMCGVILSKISLPKKRAKTITFSDMAVISPKNGSLCLSIRVANLRKTLMIGSQIYGKLLRTTNTPDGETIIMDQVNIDFMVDAGKDNLFFVCPLTLYHVIEKNSPFFEMAVDTLHKQEFELVVFLEGTAESTSSSCQVRTSFIPQEIMWGYNFLPIISRSKEGKYRVDFSNFSKVVPVATAHCSYCFHNIKGHHHHSRDGNDNQGFEVIDINDPQNVTKM